A window of the Leptodactylus fuscus isolate aLepFus1 unplaced genomic scaffold, aLepFus1.hap2 HAP2_SCAFFOLD_197, whole genome shotgun sequence genome harbors these coding sequences:
- the ENO3 gene encoding beta-enolase, giving the protein MSIQKIHAREILDSRGNPTVEVDLYTGKGLFRAAVPSGASTGIYEALELRDGDKARYLGKGVQKAVEHINKTIVPALMEKKLSVVEQEKIDKLMLELDGTENKSKFGANAILGVSLAVCKAGAAEKGVPLYRHIADLAGNPEIILPVPAFNVINGGSHAGNKLAMQEFMILPVGASTFREAMRIGAEVYHNLKAVIKAKYGKDATNVGDEGGFAPNILENNEALELLKAAIEKAGYPDKIVIGMDVAASEFFRKGKYDLDFKSPDDPNRYISGEELGNLYKSFIKNYPVVSIEDPFDQDDWENWKKFLTTVDIQIVGDDLTVTNPKRIQKAVEEKACNCLLLKVNQIGSVTESIQACKLAQTNGWGVMVSHRSGETEDTFIADLVVGLCTGQIKTGAPCRSERLAKYNQLMRIEEELGDKAKFAGRKFRNPRAK; this is encoded by the exons ATGTCTATTCAGAAGATTCACGCTCGGGAGATCCTGGACTCCAGGGGAAACCCCACAGTGGAGGTGGACCTGTATACTGGGAAAG GTCTGTTCCGGGCAGCTGTACCCAGCGGAGCCTCCACAGGAATCTATGAGGCCCTGGAGCTGAGAGATGGAGACAAAGCTCGATATTTGGGGAAAG GTGTCCAGAAGGCAGTGGAGCACATCAACAAGACCATTGTGCCAGCCCTcatggagaag AAACTGAGCGTAGTGGAGCAAGAGAAGATCGATAAACTCATGCTGGAGCTTGATGGGACCGAGAACAAAT CTAAGTTTGGTGCTAATGCCATCCTGGGGGTGTCCCTGGCCGTGTGCAAGGCTGGTGCAGCAGAGAAAGGCGTCCCCCTCTACAGACACATCGCCGACCTAGCCGGAAACCCCGAAATCATCCTCCCTGTCCCT GCATTCAATGTCATTAATGGTGGATCACACGCTGGTAACAAGTTGGCCATGCAGGAGTTCATGATCCTGCCTGTGGGGGCATCAACCTTCCGTGAGGCCATGCGCATCGGAGCGGAGGTCTACCATAACCTGAAGGCTGTCATTAAGGCCAAGTATGGCAAAGACGCCACCAACGTGGGGGATGAAGGTGGATTTGCTCCCAACATCTTGGAGAACAACGAGG CTCTGGAGCTCCTGAAAGCCGCCATTGAGAAAGCCGGCTACCCGGACAAGATTGTCATCGGCATGGACGTCGCTGCCTCTGAATTCTTCCGCAAAGGAAAATACGATCTGGACTTCAAATCCCCAGATGACCCAAACCGCTATATTAGTGGAGAAGAACTGGGGAACCTGTACAAGTCCTTCATCAAGAACTACCCCG TGGTCTCCATTGAAGACCCCTTTGACCAGGATGACTGGGAGAACTGGAAGAAATTTCTCACCACAGTTGACATCCAGATCGTTGGTGATGATTTGACCGTCACAAACCCAAAGAGGATCCAGAAGGCGGTGGAGGAGAAGGCTTGTAACTGTCTCCTGCTGAAGGTCAACCAGATCGGATCTGTCACTGAGTCTATCCAGGC CTGTAAACTGGCTCAGACTAATGGATGGGGTGTGATGGTCAGCCATCGCTCTGGAGAGACAGAAGACACCTTCATCGCCGACCTGGTGGTTGGACTGTGCACCGGACAG ATTAAGACTGGCGCCCCCTGCAGGTCAGAGAGATTGGCTAAATACAACCAGCTGATGAG aattgAGGAAGAGTTGGGCGACAAAGCAAAGTTTGCTGGACGTAAATTCAGAAACCCCCGGGCCAAGTAA
- the SPAG7 gene encoding sperm-associated antigen 7, protein MADLLGSILSSMERPPQVGDQESRRKAREQAARLKKMQEHEKRQKVEFRKKMEKEVSDFIQDSSQTKKKFQPMSKIERSILHDVVEVAGLTSFSFGEDEESRYVMIFKKEFAPCDEELEAYRRGEEWDPLKAEEKRKLKELAQREAEEAALKAPSSVNPNSDYKDKYSHLIGKIAAKDAAHTLQANKAYGCVPVANKRDTRSIEEAMNEIRAKKRLKQDDGEPAPSKS, encoded by the exons ATGGCGGACCTGCTCGGTTCTATTCTCAGCTCCATGGAGCGGCCGCCTCAGGTCGGGGACCAGGAGAGCCGGCGGAAGGCCAGAG AGCAAGCGGCCAGACTGAAGAAGATGCAGGAGCACGAGAAGAGGCAGAAGGTGGAGTTCAGGAAGAAG ATGGAGAAGGAGGTGTCAGACTTTATCCAGGACAGTTCACAGACTAAGAAGAAGTTCCAGCCGATGAGTAAGATCGAGCGCAGTATTCT ACATGACGTGGTGGAGGTGGCCGGCCTGACGTCGTTCTCGTTTGGGGAGGATGAGGAGAGTCGCTACGTCATGATCTTTAAGAAG GAGTTTGCTCCGTGTGATGAGGAGCTGGAGGCGTACCGCCGGGGCGAGGAGTGGGACCCACTGAAggccgaggagaagaggaagctgaag GAGTTGGCGCAGAGGGAGGCCGAGGAGGCTGCGCTGAAGGCCCCATCTAGTGTCAACCCCAACAGCGACTACAAAGACAAGTACAGTCACCTGATCGGGAAGATCGCCGCCAAGGACGCCGCCCACACCCTGCAAGCCAATAAGGCGTACGGCTGCG TTCCTGTCGCCAATAAACGAGACACGCGATCCATCGAGGAGGCGATGAACGAAATCCGAGCTAAGAAGCGGTTAAAACAGGACGACGGCGAACCCGCGCCCAGTAAATCGTAA